One genomic window of Fusobacterium varium includes the following:
- a CDS encoding GntR family transcriptional regulator, with protein MNLVNISKHKNENNRAYTYRVLKENIMRLNLKPGESISEIELSEALNVSRTPVREAIVKLSEEKLVDVFPQRGSFVSKINLNLVEEAVFLRELCEKKILEIACKDPVSDNLINELEKNIEYQKIVINFNRDLHEFFDLDNYFHTLIFDYYNKKNVWKVIQRLATHYDRLRLIDALEKINLETTVKQHIEIVNLIKEKNSRKVNYLVSKHLFNFKEVINKFMEKYPEYFS; from the coding sequence ATGAACTTAGTAAATATTAGTAAACATAAAAATGAAAATAATAGAGCTTATACTTATAGAGTATTAAAAGAGAATATTATGAGACTAAATCTAAAACCAGGGGAGAGTATTAGTGAAATTGAACTTAGTGAGGCATTAAATGTAAGTAGAACTCCTGTTAGAGAAGCTATTGTAAAACTATCAGAAGAAAAATTAGTTGATGTTTTTCCTCAAAGAGGTTCTTTCGTTTCTAAAATAAATCTTAATTTAGTTGAGGAAGCTGTATTTTTAAGAGAGCTTTGTGAAAAAAAGATTTTAGAAATTGCATGTAAGGATCCTGTTTCTGATAACCTAATCAATGAATTAGAAAAAAATATTGAATATCAAAAAATTGTTATAAATTTCAATAGAGATCTTCATGAGTTTTTTGATTTGGATAACTATTTTCATACTTTAATCTTTGATTATTATAATAAAAAAAACGTTTGGAAAGTTATACAAAGACTTGCTACTCACTATGATAGATTGCGTTTAATAGATGCTTTAGAAAAGATAAATCTTGAAACTACAGTTAAACAGCATATTGAAATTGTAAATCTTATAAAAGAAAAGAATAGTCGAAAAGTTAATTACCTTGTTAGTAAACATCTTTTTAATTTTAAAGAGGTTATTAATAAGTTTATGGAAAAATATCCAGAATACTTCTCATAA
- a CDS encoding sugar ABC transporter permease: protein MNFYKNEKTGLLFSLPSLIIAFLFSIYPLIKTFIYAFSFTDEKGKIVELAGFENFAELFTDPSFYLSIFATFKFAIITVFFSITIALFLAILCNEKIKGIGFFRTIFSSSLGVSISASASIVLFMFHPSLGVINEIIKFFGGVPLNWLTDSKYALITVAISTIWMNIGFGFLVLTAGLQNISTDIDESCAIDGASYFNKLFKVTLPLLSPSIFYLTITTTLKAFQGFGQVDILTGGGPNNATNFLVYSIYKTAFSSYRFDYASVQGVILLIIIIAIMLFKSKLEKKVHYQ, encoded by the coding sequence ATGAATTTTTACAAAAATGAAAAGACTGGGTTACTCTTTTCATTACCATCTTTAATTATTGCATTTCTCTTTTCTATTTATCCATTAATAAAAACTTTTATTTATGCTTTCTCTTTTACTGATGAAAAAGGAAAAATAGTAGAACTTGCAGGATTTGAAAACTTTGCTGAACTTTTTACTGATCCAAGCTTTTATTTAAGTATCTTTGCTACATTTAAGTTTGCAATAATAACTGTATTTTTCAGTATTACAATTGCTCTTTTCCTAGCAATTTTATGTAATGAAAAAATAAAAGGTATTGGATTTTTTAGAACTATTTTCTCTTCTAGTCTTGGAGTTTCAATCTCTGCTTCTGCATCAATAGTTCTATTTATGTTCCATCCTAGCTTAGGAGTTATCAATGAGATTATTAAGTTCTTTGGTGGTGTACCATTAAACTGGTTAACAGATTCAAAATATGCACTAATAACAGTTGCTATCTCAACAATTTGGATGAATATTGGTTTTGGATTCCTAGTTCTTACAGCTGGTCTTCAAAATATAAGTACAGATATTGATGAAAGTTGTGCTATTGATGGAGCTAGTTATTTTAATAAACTTTTTAAAGTGACTCTTCCTCTATTGAGTCCAAGTATCTTCTATCTAACTATAACTACTACACTAAAAGCCTTCCAAGGTTTCGGACAAGTGGACATATTAACTGGTGGAGGTCCTAACAATGCCACTAACTTCTTAGTATATAGCATCTATAAAACAGCTTTCTCTAGTTATAGATTTGATTACGCTAGTGTACAAGGGGTAATCCTCTTAATCATTATAATTGCTATTATGCTATTTAAATCTAAGTTGGAAAAGAAGGTGCATTATCAATAA